From Deltaproteobacteria bacterium, one genomic window encodes:
- a CDS encoding DUF4177 domain-containing protein yields MSRRSELPPVRPKGKSTIRYKVVETSTVTDDRLEEILNTVTAEGWHYDSIQFVRTEASKRPTMAFVLFSREVEADKED; encoded by the coding sequence ATGAGCAGACGTTCAGAACTGCCCCCAGTCCGCCCGAAGGGCAAGAGCACCATCCGCTACAAGGTGGTCGAGACCAGTACCGTCACCGATGACCGGCTGGAGGAAATCCTCAATACGGTTACGGCCGAGGGGTGGCATTACGACTCGATCCAGTTTGTCCGGACCGAGGCGAGCAAGCGTCCAACAATGGCGTTTGTCCTGTTCAGCCGCGAGGTGGAGGCGGATAAGGAAGATTAG
- a CDS encoding PDZ domain-containing protein has protein sequence MFRWSGLIAGSAVLFAGFVVLWFTSYTFAPPAAIVGGVEPGSPAAQAGLISGDAIAAVNGREISNFTEFLEIAGSAQVGEPLYLTLYREGTALDRRTLIRPAPLPHEDPDSLYWTGIDPPHRAVIGAIAPRNPADLAGLLPGDVILSAGGEPVDFFSQLAQITAAASGPIDLKVRRVGREFTVTVTPMDVELKTAAGEPFLDRNGQPIRKKIIGVALDPSRYLYSPVTRFSSAAEAISSTIRAPRHTITALTLLAGGISGDPLQDRTAALFRSIGTLVACLGWLTLAAGVGIVFWLKPEKPAS, from the coding sequence ATGTTCCGCTGGAGTGGACTCATAGCCGGATCGGCAGTGCTGTTCGCGGGTTTCGTGGTGCTGTGGTTTACCAGCTACACGTTCGCCCCGCCCGCGGCCATCGTGGGCGGCGTCGAGCCCGGGAGCCCCGCCGCACAGGCGGGGCTGATATCCGGCGACGCCATCGCGGCAGTCAACGGCCGGGAGATTTCCAACTTCACGGAGTTCCTGGAGATAGCCGGTTCGGCCCAGGTGGGCGAACCGCTTTATCTGACCCTGTACCGGGAGGGCACCGCACTCGACCGGCGTACCCTGATCCGCCCCGCCCCGCTCCCGCACGAAGACCCGGACAGCCTGTACTGGACCGGCATCGATCCACCCCACCGGGCCGTCATTGGCGCCATCGCGCCGCGGAATCCCGCCGATCTGGCGGGGCTGCTGCCGGGCGATGTCATTCTCTCCGCCGGTGGTGAACCGGTCGATTTTTTCTCCCAGCTCGCACAGATCACAGCCGCCGCCAGCGGGCCCATTGACCTGAAGGTCCGGCGGGTGGGCCGCGAATTCACCGTTACCGTCACGCCGATGGATGTCGAACTGAAAACCGCCGCGGGTGAGCCGTTCCTGGACCGGAACGGACAGCCCATCCGGAAGAAGATCATTGGCGTGGCGCTGGATCCGTCCCGTTACCTGTATTCGCCGGTCACACGGTTCTCGTCCGCGGCTGAAGCGATATCGAGCACCATCAGGGCGCCACGCCACACCATCACTGCCCTGACCCTGCTGGCGGGTGGAATCTCCGGCGACCCCCTCCAGGACCGTACCGCCGCGCTGTTCCGTTCCATCGGAACGCTGGTCGCCTGTCTCGGGTGGCTGACGCTTGCAGCCGGGGTTGGCATCGTGTTCTGGCTGAAACCGGAGAAACCGGCCAGCTAA
- the rseP gene encoding RIP metalloprotease RseP, which produces MARLVSSMSFFFILIGILAIGFLIFVHELGHFLAAKWCGVKVERFAIGFGPKLAGFNWGETEYALCAIPLGGYVKMHGDAYEEFEGKEAKGLENMGYGKDEKPESSEPEAPPPPPVDPSRSFLKKSIPQRILIALAGPAFNIGFALLLFVGYHMATPLPEPVAGGVATGSPAELAGIQAGDRIVRIDGSTPRNYEEVLLYAERAVTGPVPLTIQRGENTFDAVVQKPQIAPADDMGQFSWLGIYQPFEARIGRFSAESAAQAAGFKVDDEVIAIDGQPVHYFFQMATIVRGSGGRELNFTIRRGNETLQIAVSPRAVSENGPFLIGVEPNVSRYTRGAPMSFDSAVRSSVQQTLYLSAMIPRVFYQMITQQRSAKELGGPIEIVKQIGHQAEQSLAQVVRLVALISVNLGIVNLFPIPVLDGGHIVMFLMEAVNRKPVSLRVREVMQGFGLVFILGLMVIALYNDIVRNFVN; this is translated from the coding sequence GTGGCTAGACTCGTTTCCAGCATGAGTTTCTTCTTTATATTGATAGGCATACTGGCGATCGGTTTCCTGATCTTCGTTCATGAACTCGGCCATTTCCTCGCGGCCAAGTGGTGCGGCGTAAAGGTTGAGCGGTTCGCCATCGGCTTCGGCCCGAAACTGGCCGGGTTCAACTGGGGCGAAACCGAGTACGCCCTGTGCGCCATCCCGCTCGGCGGATACGTGAAGATGCACGGCGACGCCTACGAGGAGTTCGAGGGCAAGGAGGCCAAGGGCCTCGAAAACATGGGGTACGGGAAGGACGAAAAGCCGGAAAGTTCCGAACCGGAAGCCCCGCCGCCGCCGCCCGTGGACCCCAGCCGCAGTTTTCTCAAGAAGTCGATTCCCCAGCGGATCCTCATTGCGCTGGCGGGCCCCGCTTTCAATATCGGCTTCGCACTGCTCCTTTTCGTCGGCTACCACATGGCAACGCCCCTGCCCGAGCCGGTAGCGGGCGGTGTTGCTACCGGCTCGCCGGCCGAACTGGCCGGCATCCAGGCTGGCGACCGGATTGTCAGGATCGACGGCAGCACGCCACGCAATTACGAGGAAGTGCTCCTTTACGCCGAACGGGCGGTGACCGGCCCCGTGCCACTAACGATTCAACGTGGCGAAAATACCTTTGATGCCGTTGTCCAGAAACCCCAGATCGCTCCGGCTGACGACATGGGCCAGTTCAGCTGGCTGGGGATTTACCAGCCGTTCGAGGCGCGTATCGGCCGGTTCTCGGCTGAGTCCGCCGCACAGGCCGCCGGGTTCAAGGTGGACGACGAGGTGATCGCCATTGACGGCCAGCCAGTTCACTACTTTTTCCAGATGGCCACCATCGTACGCGGATCGGGCGGGCGCGAACTCAATTTCACCATCCGGCGGGGCAATGAGACACTTCAGATCGCCGTGAGCCCCAGGGCGGTCAGCGAGAACGGCCCCTTCCTCATCGGCGTCGAGCCCAACGTGAGCCGCTATACCCGCGGCGCACCGATGTCCTTCGACTCTGCCGTAAGGTCGTCCGTCCAGCAGACCCTGTACCTGTCGGCCATGATCCCCCGCGTGTTCTACCAGATGATCACGCAGCAGCGCTCGGCCAAGGAACTGGGCGGGCCGATCGAGATCGTCAAACAGATCGGGCATCAGGCCGAGCAGAGTCTCGCGCAGGTTGTGCGTCTTGTGGCTCTCATCAGCGTCAACCTCGGAATCGTCAACCTGTTCCCCATCCCCGTGCTCGACGGCGGACATATCGTCATGTTCCTCATGGAGGCAGTGAACCGCAAACCGGTCAGCCTCCGTGTGCGCGAAGTCATGCAGGGGTTCGGGCTCGTGTTCATCCTGGGCCTGATGGTGATCGCCCTCTACAACGACATCGTACGGAACTTCGTCAACTGA
- a CDS encoding site-specific tyrosine recombinase XerD produces the protein MDLDQAADLFLTHLKSERGLSAHTVSGYALDVRSFVEFATRNGIPDPKSVTQDMGSRWLESLHAQGLSVRSVFRRQVGVRGFFRFLRRERIIDSDPFTGLPTPKLPRALPKALGYPQAASLLGTASRTGKKGSATKASRPLTPAEAARQLRNLAMIELLYATGLRVSELVNLPAGAVDTGERILRVRGKGDKERLVPVGDAAYELLDAYVKQARPALLNGRESPALFVTARGRAMTRQMFWNQVRTWAKEAGIRASPHTLRHTFATHLLTEGIDLRTLQMLLGHSNLTTTEIYTHVSRDRLRQQYQQAHPRARVKPGRPAKS, from the coding sequence TTGGATCTGGACCAGGCGGCTGACCTTTTTCTGACGCACCTGAAAAGTGAACGGGGCCTGTCGGCCCATACCGTGTCCGGTTATGCGCTCGATGTGCGGTCCTTCGTGGAGTTCGCCACAAGGAACGGCATCCCTGACCCGAAATCGGTCACCCAGGACATGGGTAGCCGGTGGCTCGAAAGCCTCCACGCACAAGGACTTTCGGTCCGGTCGGTGTTCCGGCGGCAGGTGGGAGTGCGCGGTTTCTTCCGTTTTTTGCGCCGCGAGCGGATCATCGACAGCGATCCCTTCACAGGCCTCCCTACACCGAAACTGCCCCGCGCCCTGCCGAAGGCCCTCGGATACCCGCAAGCGGCGTCGCTGCTTGGAACCGCCTCCCGCACCGGAAAGAAGGGCAGCGCGACAAAGGCTTCACGCCCGCTGACACCCGCCGAAGCCGCCCGGCAGCTTCGCAATCTCGCCATGATCGAACTGCTCTACGCCACGGGCCTGCGCGTCTCGGAGCTGGTCAATCTGCCTGCCGGGGCTGTCGATACCGGTGAACGGATCCTTCGCGTCCGGGGCAAGGGGGACAAGGAACGGCTCGTTCCTGTGGGCGATGCCGCCTACGAACTTCTGGACGCCTACGTCAAACAGGCCCGGCCCGCACTTCTGAACGGCCGCGAGAGCCCGGCCCTGTTTGTCACGGCCCGTGGCCGGGCCATGACACGCCAGATGTTCTGGAACCAGGTCAGGACCTGGGCAAAGGAAGCAGGCATAAGGGCGAGCCCGCATACGCTGAGACATACATTTGCCACACACCTGCTTACCGAGGGCATTGATCTCCGCACCCTCCAGATGCTTCTGGGCCATTCGAACCTGACGACCACCGAGATCTACACCCACGTGAGCCGTGACCGGCTCCGGCAGCAGTACCAGCAGGCCCACCCCCGCGCACGGGTAAAACCCGGCCGTCCAGCAAAATCGTAA
- the tsaB gene encoding tRNA (adenosine(37)-N6)-threonylcarbamoyltransferase complex dimerization subunit type 1 TsaB, with protein MKTLVFDTSGRTFSAALADGPQIVARYAEREPGQVSERLLPIVDRLLDGAGWKKTDLEAVGFVDGPGSFTGLRIGLSTALGLQAGLGLKLAAAGTFESLAETASGQGKPVICLEDARIGQFYAALYDAAGTPDSRLPEGAYPEATVRRFIAPDVLRAGRGWNSRNGAVFGPLPADIDAPGIAAIARIIHRKAGAGAWSGPDSVRPRYLGISPVEAK; from the coding sequence CTGAAAACGCTTGTCTTCGACACCTCTGGACGGACCTTCAGCGCGGCGCTGGCCGACGGCCCTCAAATCGTAGCCCGGTATGCGGAGCGCGAACCGGGCCAGGTGTCCGAGCGGCTGCTCCCCATCGTCGACCGGCTTCTTGATGGGGCTGGATGGAAAAAAACGGACCTGGAAGCCGTGGGGTTCGTGGACGGGCCAGGCAGCTTCACTGGGCTCCGGATCGGACTGTCCACGGCCTTGGGACTTCAGGCCGGGCTCGGCCTGAAACTCGCGGCTGCCGGAACATTCGAGTCGCTGGCCGAAACCGCTTCCGGCCAGGGGAAACCGGTAATCTGTCTTGAAGATGCCCGTATCGGCCAGTTCTATGCGGCCCTCTATGATGCCGCCGGAACGCCAGACTCCCGGTTGCCCGAGGGCGCCTATCCGGAAGCAACAGTCCGGCGGTTCATCGCGCCGGATGTGCTGCGTGCCGGGCGGGGCTGGAACTCCCGCAACGGTGCCGTGTTTGGCCCGCTGCCCGCAGATATTGACGCCCCCGGCATCGCCGCCATTGCGCGGATCATTCACCGGAAGGCCGGGGCCGGAGCGTGGTCCGGGCCGGACAGTGTGAGGCCCCGTTATCTCGGCATCTCGCCGGTAGAGGCAAAATAG
- the nadD gene encoding nicotinate (nicotinamide) nucleotide adenylyltransferase, translating to MPSSSRTSPSQKPGRRIALFGGSFDPPHFAHVLAVAHLAAGPFDEVWVIPCAGHPFGKQLAPFADRMAMCRAAFGFMRNVRVIPIEDRLPKPTLTLNTLRELKRLHPHVNFTLAFGADVIAQRRRWHRFDRIEKEAEVVFFRRPGFGGGKGISWISSVEFGDISSTKIRRALATGRNASHLVPARVLEEIGRRGLYRVRRNRTKRPH from the coding sequence ATGCCCTCCAGCTCCAGAACATCCCCATCGCAAAAGCCGGGAAGGCGGATTGCACTGTTTGGCGGCAGCTTTGATCCGCCGCACTTTGCGCATGTCCTGGCCGTGGCCCATCTGGCCGCAGGACCGTTCGACGAGGTGTGGGTGATCCCCTGTGCAGGCCATCCGTTTGGAAAACAGCTTGCTCCCTTCGCGGACCGGATGGCCATGTGCCGTGCGGCATTCGGATTCATGCGTAATGTCAGGGTGATTCCCATCGAAGACCGCCTCCCCAAGCCAACGTTGACCCTGAATACCCTTCGGGAGCTGAAACGCCTCCATCCCCATGTGAACTTCACGCTCGCCTTCGGAGCGGACGTGATCGCCCAACGCCGCCGCTGGCACCGGTTCGACCGTATTGAGAAAGAAGCCGAGGTCGTGTTTTTCCGGCGCCCAGGCTTCGGTGGCGGCAAGGGCATCAGTTGGATCAGCAGCGTGGAGTTCGGGGATATCTCCTCCACGAAGATACGCCGGGCGCTCGCCACTGGCAGGAATGCCAGCCACCTGGTACCTGCCCGGGTGCTGGAAGAAATCGGTCGCCGCGGGCTTTATCGGGTTCGACGAAACCGGACGAAAAGGCCACACTAA
- the purK gene encoding 5-(carboxyamino)imidazole ribonucleotide synthase, protein MTATIPPGSIIGILGGGQLGRMTSMAARSLGYHLHILDPDPNCAARYVSDLCVTAPFDDAVSAAYLASKCHVVTLEIEKIGAEALQAVSRHTPLRPGAEVLHVIQDRARQKNWIAGKGFPSGPFRCASSAMELASAVRDLGGDCFVKSCTGGYDGRSQVRVKQEAEVASAWETLGSAPCVVEKALDLEAELSVLVARRPGGEIAVYPPALNHHENRILAWSVLPGPLPERTNTGAVKIAADLAGALQVEGLLVVELFLTKDGKVLVNELAPRPHNSFHQTERACVTSQFEQHVRAVCNLPLGSVEVLRPAAIVNLLGEVWLGERPPDFNAALSIPGVRLHLYGKSNPRKGRKMGHLSAIGPTPGDAVKAAQEAYKRLAG, encoded by the coding sequence ATGACCGCAACGATTCCTCCCGGCTCGATCATCGGAATCCTGGGCGGCGGACAGCTCGGCCGCATGACCTCGATGGCCGCCCGATCGCTGGGCTACCACCTGCACATCCTCGACCCCGACCCCAACTGCGCGGCGCGGTATGTCTCGGACCTGTGCGTGACGGCGCCTTTCGATGACGCTGTTTCGGCGGCCTATCTTGCCAGCAAGTGCCATGTGGTGACGCTGGAGATCGAAAAGATCGGCGCCGAGGCGTTGCAGGCGGTGAGCCGCCACACCCCGCTCCGCCCCGGCGCGGAAGTCCTCCATGTCATCCAGGACAGGGCCCGCCAGAAGAACTGGATCGCCGGAAAGGGGTTCCCGTCGGGACCGTTCCGGTGCGCCTCGTCGGCGATGGAGCTTGCCTCTGCCGTTCGGGATCTCGGCGGCGACTGCTTCGTGAAGTCCTGCACGGGCGGTTATGACGGCCGGAGCCAGGTGCGTGTGAAACAGGAGGCCGAGGTCGCCTCCGCGTGGGAAACGCTCGGCAGCGCACCCTGCGTCGTCGAAAAGGCACTCGACCTGGAAGCCGAGCTTTCCGTGCTGGTCGCCCGGCGGCCCGGCGGCGAAATCGCCGTCTACCCGCCCGCCCTCAATCATCACGAGAACCGCATTCTTGCCTGGTCGGTACTGCCCGGTCCTCTCCCCGAACGGACCAACACCGGGGCGGTAAAGATCGCCGCCGACCTTGCCGGCGCCCTGCAGGTCGAGGGACTGCTGGTCGTGGAGCTCTTTCTAACGAAAGACGGCAAAGTGCTGGTAAACGAACTTGCTCCCCGGCCCCACAACTCGTTTCACCAGACCGAGCGGGCGTGTGTCACGAGCCAGTTTGAACAGCATGTGCGCGCCGTCTGTAATCTTCCTCTGGGGAGCGTCGAAGTGCTGCGCCCGGCGGCCATTGTGAATCTGCTCGGCGAGGTGTGGCTTGGTGAACGGCCTCCGGATTTCAACGCCGCTCTCTCCATCCCCGGTGTCCGCCTGCATCTTTACGGGAAGAGCAACCCCCGCAAGGGCCGCAAGATGGGCCACCTGTCGGCCATTGGCCCTACCCCCGGCGATGCCGTCAAGGCCGCGCAAGAAGCCTATAAGCGCCTGGCTGGATAG
- the purE gene encoding 5-(carboxyamino)imidazole ribonucleotide mutase, whose amino-acid sequence MGSRSDLEHLEPACELLEAFGIPYEKKVVSAHRTPDWLFEYAESAEKRGLMVIIAGAGGAAHLPGMVASKTLVPVLGVPVPATLLNGMDALMSIVQMPKGVPVGTLAIGKPGAGNAAILATEIVGLKYPEYRERLRKWRRSRTAEVLKQRDL is encoded by the coding sequence ATGGGAAGCCGGAGCGATCTGGAGCATCTGGAGCCCGCCTGCGAACTGCTGGAAGCATTCGGCATCCCCTACGAAAAGAAGGTCGTCTCCGCCCACCGGACCCCGGACTGGCTCTTTGAATACGCCGAGTCAGCCGAAAAACGCGGGCTGATGGTGATTATCGCGGGCGCGGGCGGCGCGGCACACCTGCCCGGCATGGTGGCGTCCAAGACGCTGGTCCCCGTGCTGGGCGTCCCGGTCCCGGCGACGCTCCTGAACGGGATGGACGCGCTCATGTCGATCGTGCAGATGCCGAAAGGGGTTCCCGTCGGCACACTCGCCATCGGAAAGCCGGGCGCCGGCAACGCCGCCATCCTCGCCACCGAGATCGTCGGCCTGAAATACCCCGAATACCGCGAAAGGCTGAGGAAGTGGCGGCGCTCCCGCACGGCCGAAGTGCTCAAGCAGCGCGACCTATGA
- a CDS encoding acyl-CoA dehydrogenase family protein, translating to MPRLVQFKEEHELLRESFRKWLQKEVVPFHDQWEKAGIAPREIWNSAGKNGFLCPWLPEEYGGVDADFLYSIVMTEECAAARVTALSLSLHNDIVGPYIFRSGTPEQKKKYLPKCASGEIVLAVAMTEPNTGSDLASIQTTAVRDGDHYIINGQKTFISSGQHCDLIVVAAKTNPRANPPHAGISLILVEASTPGFKRGRNLEKVGLHAQDTSEMSFEDCRVPVTNILGTEGSGFYILMKELQQERLMVCAGAQSGAEVALKESLKYAQERQVFGKPLSKFQHSQFKLAEMATKVEIGRTFVDKLIVDHMAGKNIVKEVSMAKWWITDMLCQVVDDGVQLHGGYGYMLEYPIAKMYQDARVQRIFAGSNEIMKVIIAKQMGL from the coding sequence ATGCCCCGTCTGGTCCAGTTCAAGGAAGAGCACGAGCTTCTGCGCGAATCGTTCCGCAAATGGCTTCAGAAGGAAGTGGTTCCGTTCCACGACCAGTGGGAAAAGGCGGGTATTGCGCCGCGGGAGATCTGGAACAGCGCGGGGAAGAATGGCTTTCTCTGCCCGTGGCTGCCTGAGGAGTATGGCGGTGTGGACGCGGACTTCCTCTACTCGATCGTGATGACAGAGGAGTGCGCCGCGGCCCGTGTAACCGCACTCAGCCTTTCACTCCATAACGACATCGTGGGGCCGTACATCTTCCGGTCGGGAACACCGGAGCAGAAGAAAAAGTACCTGCCCAAGTGCGCGTCGGGCGAGATCGTGCTGGCTGTCGCCATGACCGAACCCAATACGGGTTCGGATCTCGCCTCGATCCAGACCACAGCCGTCCGCGACGGTGACCATTACATCATCAATGGCCAGAAGACGTTTATCTCCAGTGGCCAGCACTGCGACCTCATCGTCGTCGCGGCCAAGACCAACCCCAGGGCGAATCCCCCGCATGCGGGCATTTCGCTCATCCTGGTCGAGGCCAGCACTCCCGGTTTCAAGCGGGGCCGTAACCTGGAGAAGGTGGGCCTCCATGCCCAGGACACCTCCGAGATGTCGTTCGAGGACTGCCGCGTACCGGTGACGAACATACTCGGAACCGAGGGGTCGGGCTTCTATATCCTGATGAAGGAGCTCCAGCAGGAGCGGCTCATGGTCTGCGCGGGGGCGCAGTCAGGGGCGGAAGTGGCGCTGAAGGAGTCGCTCAAGTACGCACAGGAGCGGCAGGTGTTCGGAAAGCCCCTCTCGAAGTTCCAGCACAGCCAGTTCAAGCTGGCCGAGATGGCCACCAAGGTGGAGATCGGCCGTACGTTTGTGGACAAGCTGATTGTTGACCACATGGCGGGCAAGAACATTGTCAAGGAAGTGTCGATGGCGAAGTGGTGGATTACCGACATGCTCTGCCAGGTCGTGGATGACGGCGTGCAGCTCCACGGCGGATACGGCTACATGCTCGAATATCCGATCGCCAAGATGTACCAGGACGCACGCGTGCAGCGGATCTTTGCCGGCTCGAACGAGATCATGAAGGTGATCATCGCCAAGCAGATGGGACTCTAG
- the def gene encoding peptide deformylase encodes MALIDIRTFPDPVLERIADPVAEFGPRLKKLVDDMRETLYAAPGVGLAAPQVGESIRLIVVDPTAGEKAGNFIAVANPVITEASGEITFEEGCLSVPGFNEEVDRYQKVTVTGQGLDGKDLRIDAEDFLAVIFQHEIDHLDGTLFIDHLSMLKRTLIKKKIRKNKAPPKKASRSAL; translated from the coding sequence ATGGCGCTTATCGATATCCGGACCTTCCCTGACCCCGTGCTTGAGCGGATTGCCGATCCGGTGGCGGAGTTTGGCCCGCGGCTGAAAAAACTCGTGGATGACATGCGCGAAACCCTGTACGCGGCGCCGGGGGTTGGGCTCGCCGCCCCGCAGGTGGGCGAGAGTATCCGGCTTATTGTTGTGGACCCGACGGCCGGGGAAAAGGCCGGAAATTTCATCGCTGTCGCCAATCCCGTCATCACGGAGGCCAGTGGCGAAATCACCTTCGAGGAAGGATGCCTGTCGGTTCCCGGCTTCAACGAGGAAGTGGACCGTTATCAGAAAGTCACTGTGACCGGGCAAGGCCTGGACGGGAAAGACCTCCGGATCGATGCGGAGGATTTCCTGGCCGTTATCTTCCAGCACGAAATTGACCATCTGGACGGGACGCTTTTTATCGATCACCTGTCGATGCTGAAACGGACCCTCATCAAGAAGAAGATCCGCAAGAACAAGGCCCCGCCCAAAAAGGCGTCCAGGTCGGCTCTCTAG